The sequence GTTTCGGGTCGGCGGCAAACCCTTCGATGGTCATAATCTTCTTTCCCTTAGCTTCACTGACCGTAGTGATGCATGAGCGAGTCGCTTCGCCATTCATGTGGACCGTGCAAGCGCCGCAGAGGCCACGGCCGCAGCCATACTTTGTCCCCGTGAGTCCCAGCGTATCTCTGAGCACCCAGAGCAGCGGAGTATCCGGATCGACATCAATCCTGTACTTTTTCTTATTGATATTGAGTGTGGTAAGCGGCATATATCCTCCAAGAATAGTGACGGATTTCAAATGATTTCCATCAAATCTTGACCCACTGAGTTTCCCATCTCTTCTCTTTACTTTTTCTTAACCTCGGCAAGTACGGCATGATCCGGGTTGAAGAAGATCTCCCTGGGTTTTTTCTGGGACATCAGGGTGAAAGGTTTCTCTGGTTGATCGACAGGGACGACGATCTGCTTTACCGTCTTATCGTCCAGCTCAATCCGGATCGGGACGAACATCTTGAAATCCTCCGGGACGTCGCTCTGCTTCACTTTAACTTCGATATTGTAAAGGCCTTTCTCGTTGGGTTTGTCCGAGACGGTATATGTCCAGGTGTAAAGCGGGATGGCAGATCCATGAACCCACTGGTTGAAGAACCAGGACCAATCTTCCTTCGAGTGCTTCTCGACGATTCTCTGGAAATCGTCCGTGCAGGCTGCCTGACCCTTATAGGTATGCAGGAAATCCTTGAGGATGGTCCGAAACATCTCTTCGCTCTTCGTCGAGTTCCGGAGAAGAATCCGCAACATGTGCAGAACGAGAGGCCCCTTGTGATAGCTCTGCATGAAATAGACGCCGGGGGCTTCGGCAGAGCCGGCACGGTATCCCAGGCTAATGGGCCCGATCTTCTCCTTCCTCTTGATGGCGTATTCCGTCAGCCAGGGGCGGGAGAATTTGCTGAAAGAGCTCTTGAGCGAGCCGATGAGCATGTTAGTATAGGTCTCGAGGATCTCGTAGAAGTACTTATCCTTTGGCATGGCTGTTTCGACGTAGAGCATGGCGGAATACTCGGCAAAGGCCTCGCTCAGCCATTGGTCCCGATAGCTCTTCCATCCAACCATATGTCCCCACATCTGATGAGCGACCTCATGAGCGCGGAAGAGTTCCGTGGCGCCCGGATGCTCGCTGTCGAAGGTATACTCGGACAGGTGCAGGAAGCCGTCGAAGGACTGGCCGTGATAGCTGTCGATGCAGGTGGCATACATGGTTTCGCAGGGAAAATCGACGTCGAGAAGCCATTTGTAGAAATGGAGGCTCCTGGCGACATCAATGGCGACATTTTTAACCATGTTCCTGTTGATGCTCACGCCGAAGGAGATGACTTCGGGGACTCCCTCAAGCTTTACCTTCTCCTCGTCGAACTTTTCTCCGACGGTGAAGCCGTACATCTTTGTCGGCACTTCCGTACTCCAGATGGTTGTCTTGATCTTATCCTGGATTGTTTCCTGCTCACGCTTTCCAACCGCTGTGATGCTGTACTTCTGGTTGTGCATCACCTTAAGGCGGACGGTATGGAGGTCGTTGATATTGCCGCCGAGGCAGGGATACCAGTCGTTGCCGGAGACATAATTGCTCATCTTCATCCGGTGACCGACGACGATCTTTTTTTCTTTTCCTCTAACGGTAGGCTCGTCCAGAATGATCAGAAGAGATTCATCGTTGTTATCCTTTCCCAGAGAGATGAAGCGCTTGCCGATCGGTTCACGGATGAAGCGGAGCTCCTGCCCTTCAGGAGTGGAGACGGAATCAACGACGGCTTCCGGGTTAAGCGTCAACTCGATCGCCTGCTGACCATCCATAAGAGGTTGGAAGGTGACCGTCGAACGGAATTTAGCCGTGTCGATGGTAGAAGGCTCGCCAAGCCGCCAGGAGATGTTCATGATCCATTTGGTCAGATCGACCTCGATGTCGAGATGAGTAACATCCATTTGATCTCTGCGAATATGCGTCGGCCGCCCTGATGCTTGTCTGTCGGAAGCCCTATCGAGGCTGACCCAGGTCTCGATGAAATCGAAGTTCTCCTTCTGTTTGTGAAGCTGGATCTCCTCGTTCTGTAATCTGTCGAATGAAAAGGCCAGCCATCCAAAATCATTGGTCTTCATATCCACGAACAGAAATTCATCC comes from Acidobacteriota bacterium and encodes:
- a CDS encoding (2Fe-2S)-binding protein — encoded protein: MPLTTLNINKKKYRIDVDPDTPLLWVLRDTLGLTGTKYGCGRGLCGACTVHMNGEATRSCITTVSEAKGKKIMTIEGFAADPKHPLLLAWLEEEVSQCGYCQPGQIMAAAAILSRRPKPTDSDIETAMAGNLCRCGTYSRIRRAIHRAAKGGDAR
- a CDS encoding M1 family aminopeptidase, producing MKSLKNLSVIKFVPVLMAVAITGIPTTSPAEGLDPSNAIDNYRRLMEWKFSSETIAVPEEGISFSRDCGAWVLESGKIRLMEPLSNGAVTGLVFEGKGRFQMTIPDPIEVNQVKRFSGQSSLNKIETTFTRLLLRTSEDLIYQLVTIPMSSAYAPDRLAKDRQEVWLRLAFLDIDARVLAGLLNAGDEFLFVDMKTNDFGWLAFSFDRLQNEEIQLHKQKENFDFIETWVSLDRASDRQASGRPTHIRRDQMDVTHLDIEVDLTKWIMNISWRLGEPSTIDTAKFRSTVTFQPLMDGQQAIELTLNPEAVVDSVSTPEGQELRFIREPIGKRFISLGKDNNDESLLIILDEPTVRGKEKKIVVGHRMKMSNYVSGNDWYPCLGGNINDLHTVRLKVMHNQKYSITAVGKREQETIQDKIKTTIWSTEVPTKMYGFTVGEKFDEEKVKLEGVPEVISFGVSINRNMVKNVAIDVARSLHFYKWLLDVDFPCETMYATCIDSYHGQSFDGFLHLSEYTFDSEHPGATELFRAHEVAHQMWGHMVGWKSYRDQWLSEAFAEYSAMLYVETAMPKDKYFYEILETYTNMLIGSLKSSFSKFSRPWLTEYAIKRKEKIGPISLGYRAGSAEAPGVYFMQSYHKGPLVLHMLRILLRNSTKSEEMFRTILKDFLHTYKGQAACTDDFQRIVEKHSKEDWSWFFNQWVHGSAIPLYTWTYTVSDKPNEKGLYNIEVKVKQSDVPEDFKMFVPIRIELDDKTVKQIVVPVDQPEKPFTLMSQKKPREIFFNPDHAVLAEVKKK